From Clostridiales bacterium, the proteins below share one genomic window:
- a CDS encoding DnaD domain protein has translation MFKLSAEASLDGAITVENKFIVEYMPYADGDYVKVYLYALSLAARKQDKDDSVERLARRLDLDISTVDAAIEYWTEQGLMSRLGDEICFFSPRSARPKIKKFDIDKYGEFNRQAQNFITGRQITPNEYGEYYTLMEKFNLEWQAMALIVKYCVNLKGENVSCPYIVTVARNLAEDGYRTVDAVGERLDEYGVYYNDLCVVLGAMGGKRPDHEAVKLYKKWKIEFRFDKEVILHVAQNVKRGGAALLDAKLTQYRDLGLTSIAQIDEYEDARQKNYKLAKSVNKALGLYYENVDPEIATYINPWLGMGFEPNAILAAADYCMKKDMKRLSDLDAVIRDFFTLGLTTEAAVRERVGHENRYDGNIEKILKTLGTVGAVKDIHRAYFTNWSEKLDMPRDVIYHAATLAVGKDNPFAYMNSILRAWHDGGIRTVDGAKTTIAPSVASPAQPTGVVSEQRSAEELNALFTQITDDD, from the coding sequence GTGTTCAAGCTTTCCGCAGAAGCGTCACTTGACGGCGCGATCACCGTCGAGAATAAATTTATCGTCGAGTATATGCCGTACGCCGACGGGGACTACGTAAAGGTTTATCTTTACGCGCTGTCGCTTGCCGCGAGAAAGCAGGACAAGGACGACAGCGTGGAGCGGCTCGCGCGTAGGCTCGACCTCGATATTTCCACGGTGGACGCGGCTATCGAGTACTGGACGGAGCAAGGGCTCATGTCGCGACTGGGCGACGAGATCTGCTTTTTCTCGCCGCGCTCGGCACGACCCAAAATAAAGAAATTCGATATCGACAAGTACGGCGAGTTCAACCGCCAGGCGCAAAACTTCATTACCGGCAGGCAGATAACCCCCAACGAGTACGGCGAATACTACACGCTCATGGAAAAGTTCAATCTCGAATGGCAAGCCATGGCGCTTATCGTCAAGTATTGCGTAAACCTCAAAGGCGAGAACGTTTCCTGCCCGTATATCGTAACGGTGGCGCGCAACCTCGCCGAGGACGGCTATCGCACCGTCGACGCCGTCGGCGAGCGGCTCGACGAGTACGGCGTGTACTATAACGATCTTTGCGTAGTGCTCGGCGCAATGGGCGGCAAACGCCCCGACCACGAAGCGGTCAAGCTGTACAAAAAATGGAAAATAGAGTTTAGGTTCGATAAGGAAGTTATCCTGCACGTGGCGCAAAACGTCAAGCGCGGCGGCGCGGCGCTCCTCGACGCCAAGCTTACGCAGTACCGCGATCTTGGGCTGACCTCGATAGCGCAGATCGACGAGTACGAGGACGCGCGGCAAAAGAACTATAAGCTCGCAAAGTCCGTCAACAAGGCGCTCGGGCTGTACTACGAAAACGTAGACCCCGAGATAGCGACCTATATCAATCCTTGGCTCGGCATGGGCTTCGAGCCGAACGCGATACTCGCCGCCGCCGACTACTGCATGAAAAAGGACATGAAGCGTTTGTCCGACCTCGACGCGGTCATCCGCGACTTCTTCACGCTCGGGCTGACGACCGAAGCCGCAGTGCGCGAGCGCGTCGGGCACGAAAACCGCTACGACGGCAATATAGAAAAGATACTGAAAACGCTCGGCACGGTGGGCGCGGTCAAGGATATTCACCGCGCGTACTTTACGAATTGGAGCGAGAAATTGGATATGCCGCGCGACGTGATCTACCACGCCGCAACGCTCGCGGTCGGCAAGGACAACCCGTTCGCGTACATGAACAGCATACTCCGCGCCTGGCACGACGGCGGGATAAGGACGGTGGACGGCGCAAAGACCACGATCGCGCCGAGCGTGGCTTCCCCCGCACAGCCGACGGGCGTCGTATCCGAACAGCGTTCGGCGGAAGAATTGAATGCGTTATTTACGCAGATAACGGACGACGATTAA
- a CDS encoding SMC family ATPase yields the protein MKPIKLTIEGVNSFIEPQTLDFEAVGRTNLFCISGKTGAGKTTIFDSIMLALYGKSGKGNLADVVNLSRTSARVEFEFAAKGERYTVERTIKTRKEKNSDGEALDKRTASCDCTLYKNGEVLKKGEEATEFIRDLIGLEAGEFKNVYLLEQGEYAEFLKKTPTKQTEAVGKIFDLMRFGDVYSAANEKMRDFEQRARGKQQTVLDLSHKYGLIDQPLYDEYVKDGVSVKTAADLRDELNDRLTAEHKELSALKAKTTTLTKDAEGMRAELETLEKARELYISVTEKQKQVQNLMLSLDEAKRKARIAVEQKEAFDKTRDTSAAAKLTALREKLDTLNTLSALDREYEAAVKDVAAKKTAEADKREKSERAAQTTKQKEQAKTNAQIEFINKLAEFVSYTDRLKEKSQRLIAAIDGVNAPTGKPAAVADAIHELNDELREYKSLSADLSAAEKKRGELAGCKAAVLQKIEKYEGELKEITARLEAAEKTEKETAAALAAAQLNSHAAAVRAELHDGDKCPVCGGVYGGCCDTGDTDVAERKSEHDGAVKVLEDISKQKTECEKHIDGAKTEYTHYDGAFAECEAKIAELKEQSAATRVDPEVYAALIELLTSAKKLGEEAAAKESEFSKFVPEVTRLNAELEAAANAVKEAESKAEDYKARLGDSCGKTAERVAAVKGEISALEQKEREFAEQSKKLENELNGANGAVSAVERSLEAARADCPVDMPPFDEEKYSNARDRAESVNKQINENEKTIAVKQTQLTSLESDHAAFASAVAEYATVGDTISIYKKIADMTKGKAMLNYVATEYIVEFTAIASEILGELSSGKYTMSYDKTNGFIVSDYLNGGKSRKTDTLSGGELFLASLSVAIAIARTVGNGNNAFFFLDEGFGTLDDELIDTVYGALESLSKDCLVGVITHANALIDRMPSCVEVLEATDTAGSKINC from the coding sequence ATGAAACCGATAAAGCTTACAATCGAGGGCGTAAACTCGTTCATAGAACCGCAAACGCTCGACTTCGAGGCGGTGGGGCGCACTAATCTTTTCTGCATAAGTGGCAAGACGGGCGCGGGCAAAACCACCATTTTCGACAGTATCATGCTCGCGCTGTACGGCAAGAGCGGCAAGGGCAATCTTGCCGACGTCGTCAACCTTTCGCGCACTTCGGCGCGCGTGGAGTTCGAGTTCGCCGCTAAGGGCGAGCGGTATACCGTCGAGCGCACAATAAAGACCCGCAAGGAAAAGAACAGCGACGGCGAAGCGCTGGACAAGCGTACCGCCTCTTGCGACTGCACGCTGTATAAGAACGGCGAGGTACTCAAAAAGGGCGAGGAAGCGACCGAGTTCATCCGCGACCTTATCGGGCTCGAAGCGGGCGAGTTTAAAAACGTTTATCTTTTGGAGCAGGGCGAGTACGCCGAGTTCCTCAAAAAGACCCCCACCAAACAGACCGAGGCGGTGGGTAAGATTTTCGATCTCATGCGGTTCGGCGACGTGTATTCCGCCGCTAACGAGAAAATGCGCGACTTCGAACAGCGTGCGCGCGGCAAACAGCAAACCGTTCTCGACCTTTCCCACAAGTACGGGCTTATCGACCAACCGCTCTACGACGAATACGTTAAGGACGGCGTAAGCGTTAAGACGGCGGCGGACCTGCGCGACGAACTGAACGACAGGCTCACCGCCGAGCATAAAGAACTGTCCGCGCTCAAAGCGAAAACGACGACGCTCACAAAAGACGCCGAGGGTATGCGCGCCGAGCTCGAAACGCTCGAAAAAGCGCGCGAGCTGTACATATCGGTGACCGAAAAACAAAAGCAAGTCCAAAACCTTATGCTTAGCCTCGACGAGGCAAAAAGAAAAGCGCGTATCGCCGTCGAGCAAAAGGAAGCGTTCGACAAAACGCGCGATACTTCCGCTGCCGCTAAGCTTACGGCATTACGCGAAAAGCTGGATACGCTCAACACTCTTTCCGCGCTCGACCGCGAGTACGAAGCGGCGGTCAAGGACGTAGCGGCTAAGAAAACCGCCGAAGCGGACAAGCGCGAAAAATCGGAGCGCGCCGCGCAAACCACCAAGCAAAAAGAGCAAGCTAAAACGAACGCGCAGATCGAGTTTATAAACAAGCTCGCCGAGTTCGTTTCCTACACTGACCGCTTGAAAGAAAAGTCGCAGCGGTTGATCGCTGCTATCGACGGCGTGAACGCGCCGACGGGGAAACCCGCGGCGGTCGCCGACGCCATTCACGAGCTCAACGACGAACTGCGCGAGTATAAATCACTTAGTGCTGATTTGTCCGCCGCAGAAAAGAAGCGCGGTGAGCTTGCCGGGTGCAAGGCGGCGGTGCTCCAAAAAATAGAAAAGTACGAGGGCGAGCTCAAAGAGATAACGGCTAGGCTCGAAGCCGCCGAAAAGACCGAAAAGGAAACGGCGGCGGCGCTCGCGGCGGCTCAGCTCAATTCGCATGCCGCGGCGGTCCGTGCCGAGCTTCACGACGGCGATAAATGCCCCGTGTGCGGCGGCGTTTACGGCGGGTGCTGCGATACGGGCGATACCGACGTAGCCGAGCGTAAGTCCGAGCACGACGGCGCGGTAAAAGTACTCGAAGATATATCCAAGCAAAAGACGGAGTGCGAAAAGCATATCGACGGCGCAAAGACCGAGTATACGCATTATGACGGTGCGTTCGCCGAGTGCGAGGCAAAGATCGCGGAATTAAAAGAACAGTCGGCGGCGACGCGCGTTGATCCCGAGGTTTACGCGGCGCTTATCGAACTTTTGACTTCGGCGAAGAAGCTGGGCGAGGAAGCGGCGGCGAAGGAGAGCGAGTTTTCCAAATTCGTACCCGAGGTCACGCGGCTCAACGCCGAGCTCGAAGCGGCGGCAAACGCCGTTAAGGAAGCGGAAAGTAAAGCCGAGGACTACAAAGCGCGGCTGGGCGACAGCTGCGGCAAGACCGCGGAGCGCGTGGCGGCGGTCAAGGGCGAGATATCGGCGCTCGAACAAAAGGAGCGCGAGTTCGCCGAACAGAGCAAAAAACTCGAAAACGAGCTTAACGGCGCGAACGGCGCGGTGAGCGCGGTCGAGCGATCGCTCGAAGCGGCGCGGGCGGACTGCCCCGTGGATATGCCGCCCTTCGACGAGGAAAAGTATTCGAACGCGCGCGACCGTGCGGAGTCGGTGAACAAGCAAATCAACGAGAACGAAAAGACCATTGCGGTAAAACAGACTCAACTCACTTCGCTTGAAAGCGATCATGCGGCGTTTGCGAGCGCGGTAGCCGAGTACGCGACTGTGGGCGATACAATAAGCATCTACAAGAAGATCGCCGACATGACCAAGGGCAAGGCGATGCTCAATTACGTTGCCACCGAGTACATAGTAGAGTTCACCGCGATAGCGAGCGAGATCCTCGGCGAGCTGTCGAGCGGAAAATACACCATGAGCTACGACAAGACTAACGGCTTTATCGTGTCCGACTACCTCAACGGCGGCAAGTCGAGAAAGACGGATACGCTGTCGGGCGGAGAGCTGTTCCTGGCGTCGCTGTCGGTCGCGATAGCGATAGCGCGCACCGTCGGCAACGGCAATAACGCGTTCTTCTTTTTGGACGAGGGGTTCGGCACGCTCGACGACGAGCTTATCGATACCGTTTACGGCGCGCTCGAAAGTCTCAGTAAGGATTGCTTGGTGGGCGTTATCACGCACGCGAACGCGCTCATAGACAGAATGCCGTCTTGCGTGGAAGTGCTCGAAGCGACGGACACCGCAGGAAGTAAGATTAATTGTTAA
- a CDS encoding DegV family protein — translation MKFTLATDTVCDVFKSELRERGIEYISTYYTVDGVERRDEITRDEELKEFYDKIRGGEMPTTSQVTLNDYQEFFGKLIEKYEGDIVHITISSGLTTSPLAARQVAQEILEKTGRHIYIVDSLCATIATRHVVDEAERLRDSDVSAEEAVAFLENFVAHLHTWFMPYDLMHLKRGGRVSGPSAYIGTALNIKPILKFDKTGALVVAQKKIGASKGIAEMINIFKRDSAKEPHKVYIASADSDLAEGMLKKAQAARPDCEIEVHWIGPVIGAHTGVNAVGISFLSDKLRDE, via the coding sequence ATGAAATTTACATTGGCTACCGATACCGTTTGCGACGTATTCAAAAGCGAGCTGAGAGAGCGCGGCATCGAGTACATTTCGACCTATTACACCGTTGACGGTGTGGAGCGGCGCGACGAGATCACACGCGATGAGGAGTTGAAGGAATTCTACGACAAGATCCGCGGCGGGGAAATGCCCACGACCTCGCAGGTCACGCTCAATGATTATCAGGAGTTTTTCGGCAAGCTCATAGAAAAGTATGAGGGCGATATCGTGCATATCACCATTTCGTCGGGGCTTACCACTTCGCCGCTCGCGGCGCGCCAGGTCGCTCAGGAGATTTTGGAAAAGACGGGGCGGCACATATATATAGTCGACAGTCTTTGCGCGACCATTGCGACCCGTCACGTTGTCGACGAAGCCGAGCGCTTGCGCGACAGCGACGTTTCCGCAGAAGAGGCGGTCGCATTCCTTGAAAATTTTGTGGCGCATCTTCATACCTGGTTCATGCCGTACGACCTTATGCACTTAAAGCGCGGCGGGCGTGTGTCCGGACCGTCGGCGTACATAGGCACTGCGCTTAACATCAAGCCTATACTCAAATTCGACAAGACGGGCGCACTCGTAGTCGCGCAGAAGAAGATCGGCGCGAGCAAGGGTATTGCCGAAATGATAAACATTTTCAAGCGCGACAGTGCAAAAGAGCCGCACAAGGTGTACATTGCGAGCGCGGACAGCGACCTTGCCGAGGGTATGCTCAAAAAGGCACAGGCGGCGCGGCCCGACTGCGAAATCGAAGTGCATTGGATAGGACCGGTTATCGGCGCGCACACAGGCGTCAACGCTGTCGGAATTTCTTTCCTTTCGGATAAGCTTAGAGACGAGTAA
- a CDS encoding DegV family protein produces MNFILSTDTSCDINRGELKERGIEYRPLVYTIDDVAHFDEATCDTDYKAFYDQIRAGKMPTTSQINVTEHEEYFAELLKKHDMDIVHITLSSGLSSTYDSACKAAENINYREGKTRVYVVDSFGATIVTRHVVDEGERLREQGLSAEDAASALDGFASKLHTWFMPTDLMHLKRGGRVSGASAVIGTALNIKPIIRFNRAGELIVAKKKIGASKGINEMIAIFKATSAKTPHKVYIASADSEYAEEMLSKAKAARPDCDVEIGWIGPVIGAHTGCNAVGISFVTETLRDE; encoded by the coding sequence ATGAACTTTATATTATCGACGGATACGTCGTGCGATATCAACCGCGGCGAATTAAAAGAGCGCGGTATCGAGTACCGTCCGCTTGTATATACCATAGACGACGTGGCGCATTTCGACGAAGCGACATGCGACACGGACTACAAGGCGTTCTACGATCAGATCCGCGCGGGCAAGATGCCTACCACCTCGCAAATAAACGTTACCGAGCACGAGGAATATTTTGCCGAGCTACTTAAAAAGCACGACATGGACATAGTGCATATCACCCTTTCGTCGGGCTTGTCCAGCACCTACGACAGCGCGTGCAAGGCGGCGGAAAATATAAATTACCGCGAGGGCAAAACTCGGGTATACGTAGTAGACAGCTTCGGCGCGACGATCGTTACCCGTCACGTGGTCGACGAGGGCGAACGGTTGCGCGAGCAAGGACTTTCGGCGGAGGACGCGGCGAGCGCGCTCGACGGGTTCGCGTCCAAGCTCCATACCTGGTTCATGCCCACCGACCTCATGCACTTAAAGCGCGGCGGCAGAGTATCGGGCGCGAGCGCGGTAATCGGCACGGCGCTTAACATAAAACCTATAATTAGGTTTAACAGGGCGGGCGAGCTTATCGTCGCCAAAAAGAAGATCGGCGCGAGCAAGGGCATCAACGAGATGATAGCGATATTCAAGGCGACTTCCGCCAAAACGCCGCACAAGGTGTATATAGCGAGCGCGGACAGCGAGTACGCCGAGGAAATGCTAAGTAAAGCCAAGGCGGCGCGCCCCGACTGCGACGTGGAGATCGGCTGGATAGGACCCGTCATCGGCGCGCACACGGGCTGCAACGCCGTAGGCATTTCGTTCGTTACGGAAACGCTAAGGGACGAGTAG
- the sbcD gene encoding exonuclease subunit SbcD: MKILHTADLHLGKKLGKAQRLDEQCEVIKELALLADTEDVDVILIAGDIFDAAVPPSDAERVFYRSALTLAERGRAVIMLAGNHDDERRLCAAKPLADLQGIVLAGELDYSGVGSETLSDPTPPPSLYGLFDAADYLQKQRIKVSGHFGGVTIEKADNPADKTNIALVPYPSEGRLKRWYDQDYNLSYADRVKLTLDKACEFFTRDAYNILCTHLFLSKEGSDALGGLVALPTSILPENCDYVALGHVHKRLKISKAPHAEYCGSPLQYAYDETRNKSVNIIDTVKHSVTQAVLSSGKKLTETTASNFDECMAKLDAYSADYVRIKYGGEPLGKDETIRIKTHPAFNDLIVTASLAGDKVPERRAHLDDDTIFEMYYKYRYGAEPSAKLKAAFSELIKEIKN; this comes from the coding sequence ATGAAAATTTTACATACAGCCGATCTGCATCTCGGGAAAAAGCTCGGTAAAGCTCAGCGGCTCGACGAGCAGTGCGAGGTCATAAAAGAGCTTGCCTTGCTCGCCGATACCGAGGACGTCGACGTTATTCTCATTGCCGGCGATATTTTCGACGCGGCGGTGCCGCCGAGCGACGCCGAACGCGTGTTCTACCGCAGCGCGCTCACGCTTGCCGAGCGCGGTAGGGCGGTCATCATGCTCGCGGGCAATCACGACGACGAGCGGAGATTATGCGCCGCCAAGCCGCTTGCCGATCTTCAAGGCATAGTGCTTGCGGGCGAGCTCGACTATTCGGGCGTGGGCAGTGAAACGCTGTCCGACCCTACGCCGCCGCCGTCGCTGTACGGGCTGTTCGACGCCGCCGACTATTTGCAAAAACAGCGGATCAAGGTTTCGGGGCATTTCGGGGGCGTGACGATCGAAAAGGCGGACAACCCCGCCGACAAAACGAATATCGCGCTCGTGCCGTACCCGTCCGAGGGCAGGCTCAAACGCTGGTACGATCAGGACTATAACCTCTCTTATGCCGACCGCGTAAAGCTCACGCTCGACAAGGCGTGCGAGTTTTTTACTCGGGACGCGTATAATATTCTGTGCACGCACTTGTTTTTGAGCAAGGAGGGTAGCGACGCGCTCGGCGGGCTTGTGGCATTGCCGACGAGCATACTTCCCGAAAACTGCGACTACGTCGCGCTCGGGCACGTGCACAAGCGGCTTAAAATCAGTAAAGCGCCGCACGCCGAATATTGCGGTTCGCCGTTGCAGTACGCCTACGACGAAACGCGCAATAAGTCGGTCAATATCATAGACACCGTTAAGCATAGCGTTACGCAGGCGGTGCTGTCGTCGGGCAAGAAGCTTACCGAAACGACGGCGAGCAATTTCGACGAGTGCATGGCTAAGCTCGACGCGTATTCCGCCGACTACGTGCGCATCAAGTACGGCGGCGAGCCGCTCGGCAAGGACGAGACGATCCGCATAAAAACGCATCCCGCGTTTAACGATCTTATAGTCACAGCGTCGCTTGCGGGCGATAAAGTTCCCGAGCGCCGCGCGCATCTCGACGACGATACCATTTTCGAAATGTACTACAAATACCGCTACGGCGCCGAGCCTTCGGCAAAGCTCAAAGCGGCGTTCAGCGAACTGATTAAGGAAATTAAGAATTAA
- the spo0A gene encoding sporulation transcription factor Spo0A, translating into MKIRVMVCDDNEEFVASAKSHFAVSDKIELVETAANGKEALEKLDAVRPDVLLLDLVMPTLDGFAVLERLNKGNLKVIVVSALSQDAFISKAMSLGADFYMMKPISFGVLDERIIEAVNTKRPTAKNRSMDEKISNIFITVGIPAHIKGYQYLREAIKMTIDSPEIINSITKKLYPEVAEHFNTSPSKVERAIRHAIEVAWNRGKIENINTLFGVRVYNHNEKPTNGEFIALVADKMLLESV; encoded by the coding sequence ATGAAAATTCGCGTTATGGTATGCGACGACAACGAGGAATTTGTGGCAAGCGCCAAATCGCACTTTGCGGTTTCGGACAAGATAGAGCTTGTCGAAACGGCAGCTAACGGCAAGGAAGCGCTCGAAAAATTGGACGCGGTGCGCCCAGACGTGCTGCTCCTGGATCTCGTCATGCCCACGCTCGACGGCTTCGCCGTGTTAGAGAGGCTGAACAAAGGCAATCTCAAAGTTATCGTCGTGTCGGCGCTGTCGCAGGACGCGTTCATATCCAAGGCGATGAGCCTGGGCGCGGACTTTTACATGATGAAGCCCATATCGTTCGGCGTGCTCGACGAGCGCATAATCGAGGCGGTGAACACCAAACGCCCGACCGCGAAGAACCGCTCGATGGACGAGAAGATAAGCAATATCTTTATAACCGTCGGTATACCCGCGCACATCAAAGGCTATCAGTATCTGCGCGAAGCGATCAAGATGACGATCGACAGTCCCGAGATAATCAACTCGATAACAAAAAAGCTCTACCCCGAAGTGGCAGAGCATTTCAACACCAGCCCGAGCAAGGTTGAGCGCGCCATCCGTCACGCGATAGAGGTCGCCTGGAACAGAGGCAAGATAGAAAATATTAACACGCTGTTCGGCGTGCGCGTATATAACCACAACGAAAAACCGACCAACGGCGAATTTATCGCGCTCGTCGCCGATAAAATGCTGTTGGAGAGCGTGTAA
- a CDS encoding leucine-rich repeat domain-containing protein, producing the protein MKVKINVIKFIIVCIFVVSALFAFVGCGAHEHTFSDKWSSDSVEHWRDSNCGHAEITDEGTHDFDEYGNCSVCGYRKPHTEHTLKYYEYKSADCTAAGYEEHYECTECGRYFSDEDGVHPISFDSVLIKATGHSFDNKLSHDETHHYYAAQCGHDLAKDKEEHTFIGGECRICLYRPGYEDVYKDDIRYTLSEDGQSYYVSGEKINELKAVIIESEIDGKPVTEIGEQAFDNCAGLTGVVIPISVTVIREKAFEYCGRLSAVTFGNSVKVIESNAFLSCISIGSVFYTGTVADFCKIEFENTGANPVFYLGVPGLFGSSYGNLYIAGERIRDLVIPDGVIEIPDFAFNNYSNLDSVTLSDSVEHIGEDAFWGSGLASITFGTGLKTVGDSAFYLSNCESLAVNVKDLKSWCGISFGERCANPLENAFKEKSDEPYPFPRVLSKDNIALYIDGKKPSGEPTLPSGIKGIPAFTFKNSDITSVVIPDGVEKIGDGAFFKCGKLEQVEIADSVTTVGDYAFYECQKLTAIPSGSGVTEVGDYAFFNCIQSKNALTDLAVDNGIKTIGSFAYSGNTARKITIPASVENMDNYAFYGVSWVNAIEVDPQNAIYKSEDNCLIDKTTGTLINGSTNSVIPSDGSIKAIGDYAFTFCDLTDGFTIPQGVESIGEYAFRGNSHLTTLVVPDGVTTIGKGAFENCGKLTNLTLPDSITRMPDLGNFYLSFDDDVKAELYEDGALYIGNHLIDARQVGEDYVIKSGTLTVGDEAFSRLAKSVVLPDSVVYFGPNAFEYMYALVTVKLGKGLTEISDYAFVSCSALETVYLSNSVVKLGKNLFSNCKNLSTLYFDGTVAEWNEIEKADDWNSLKSFTVQCSNGKVEIN; encoded by the coding sequence ATGAAAGTCAAAATAAACGTAATAAAATTTATTATAGTTTGTATTTTCGTAGTTTCCGCACTTTTTGCGTTTGTCGGGTGCGGCGCGCACGAGCATACTTTCAGCGATAAGTGGTCGAGCGATTCGGTCGAGCATTGGCGCGATAGTAATTGCGGTCACGCCGAGATCACCGACGAGGGCACGCACGATTTCGACGAGTACGGCAATTGTTCTGTTTGCGGATACCGCAAGCCGCATACCGAACACACGCTTAAATATTACGAATATAAATCCGCTGACTGCACGGCGGCTGGGTATGAGGAGCATTACGAGTGCACAGAATGCGGCAGGTATTTCTCCGACGAGGACGGCGTTCACCCCATTTCGTTCGACAGCGTTTTAATAAAAGCGACGGGGCACAGCTTCGATAATAAGCTCAGCCACGACGAAACGCACCACTACTACGCCGCGCAATGCGGTCACGACCTTGCCAAGGACAAGGAAGAACATACGTTTATAGGCGGCGAGTGCCGCATTTGCTTGTACCGCCCGGGCTACGAGGACGTGTATAAGGACGATATAAGATACACGCTTAGCGAAGACGGGCAGTCGTACTACGTTTCGGGCGAAAAGATAAACGAGCTTAAAGCCGTTATTATAGAGAGCGAGATCGACGGCAAGCCCGTGACCGAGATCGGCGAGCAAGCGTTTGATAATTGCGCGGGGCTTACGGGCGTTGTTATCCCGATTAGCGTTACGGTCATAAGGGAGAAAGCGTTCGAATATTGCGGACGGCTTTCCGCCGTCACTTTCGGCAATAGCGTAAAGGTCATAGAAAGTAACGCGTTTTTGAGTTGCATTTCTATCGGTTCGGTATTTTATACGGGCACGGTTGCCGATTTTTGCAAAATCGAGTTTGAAAATACGGGCGCAAACCCCGTGTTCTATCTGGGCGTGCCCGGTTTGTTCGGTTCGAGCTACGGCAATCTGTATATAGCGGGCGAGCGCATAAGAGATCTCGTAATACCCGACGGCGTTATCGAAATACCCGATTTTGCGTTTAATAATTACTCAAATCTCGATAGCGTTACTTTGTCCGACAGCGTAGAGCATATAGGAGAAGACGCGTTTTGGGGCAGCGGGCTTGCGTCGATTACGTTCGGCACGGGACTGAAAACGGTGGGCGACAGTGCGTTCTATCTATCCAATTGCGAGAGCTTGGCGGTGAACGTTAAAGACCTTAAATCGTGGTGCGGTATATCGTTCGGCGAGCGCTGCGCCAATCCGCTCGAAAACGCGTTCAAAGAAAAGTCCGACGAGCCCTATCCGTTCCCGCGCGTTTTGTCGAAGGATAATATCGCGTTGTATATCGACGGGAAAAAGCCGTCGGGCGAACCGACGCTGCCGAGCGGCATTAAGGGGATACCCGCGTTTACGTTCAAGAACAGCGATATAACGAGCGTCGTTATTCCCGACGGCGTGGAGAAAATCGGCGACGGTGCGTTCTTTAAATGCGGCAAGCTCGAACAAGTCGAGATCGCCGATTCGGTGACAACGGTAGGCGACTACGCGTTTTACGAATGTCAAAAGCTCACGGCTATCCCGAGCGGAAGCGGCGTGACCGAAGTGGGCGATTACGCATTCTTTAACTGTATTCAGTCGAAGAACGCTCTAACCGATCTAGCGGTGGATAACGGCATAAAGACCATCGGCAGCTTCGCGTATTCAGGTAACACGGCGCGAAAGATCACCATTCCCGCGAGCGTCGAAAATATGGATAACTATGCGTTTTACGGGGTAAGCTGGGTTAATGCGATCGAGGTCGATCCCCAAAACGCTATATACAAGAGCGAGGACAATTGCCTTATAGACAAAACTACGGGCACGCTCATAAATGGCAGTACGAATAGCGTTATACCGAGCGACGGAAGCATAAAGGCGATAGGCGATTACGCGTTTACGTTCTGCGATTTAACGGACGGGTTTACTATCCCGCAGGGTGTGGAGAGTATAGGCGAATATGCGTTTCGCGGTAACTCGCATCTTACGACGCTCGTCGTTCCCGACGGTGTGACGACGATCGGCAAGGGTGCGTTCGAAAACTGCGGAAAGCTCACTAACCTGACGTTGCCCGACTCGATAACGCGAATGCCCGACCTCGGCAATTTCTATTTGTCGTTCGACGACGACGTAAAAGCCGAGCTGTACGAGGACGGCGCGCTCTATATAGGCAACCACTTGATTGACGCAAGGCAGGTCGGTGAAGATTACGTCATTAAGAGTGGTACGCTTACCGTCGGCGATGAAGCCTTTTCGCGGCTTGCGAAAAGTGTGGTTTTGCCCGACAGCGTGGTGTACTTTGGACCCAATGCGTTTGAATATATGTACGCTCTGGTTACGGTCAAGCTGGGGAAGGGTCTTACCGAAATCAGCGATTATGCGTTCGTTTCGTGCTCCGCGCTCGAAACGGTGTACTTATCGAACAGCGTGGTAAAGCTCGGCAAAAATCTATTTTCTAATTGTAAAAATCTTTCCACGCTGTACTTCGACGGTACTGTTGCGGAGTGGAACGAAATAGAAAAAGCCGACGACTGGAATTCGCTGAAAAGCTTTACCGTGCAATGCTCGAACGGCAAAGTTGAGATCAATTAG